DNA from Brevibacterium sp. 'Marine':
TCGGCACCGCGGAATCCTGGGACGAACGCATCGCTGAGGTCCGCTCCGACGGAACCAAGAGCCTCGTCGATGACACCGCCGATCGGTGGTTCGCCGCCGGATTCCTCGGCGAGGACATCGCCACCGGTCACCTCATCCTGTCCGACCTCGCGCTCGTCGACGATGAGGCCTATATCGCGGCCGCCTCGGCGCTGACAACCTACGATCTGAGCGGGAAGCTCGGATCGATCACCACCCCGACGCTGGTCATGGCCGGTGCCCAGGATCCCGGCTGCACGCCGGAGGCGATGTCGGAGATGGCCGACCAGATCGAAAGTTCGCACTTCGTCACGATCCCGGACGCAGCTCATCTGCTGATGGTCGAACACCCCGATATCGTCGTCGACCACATCCAGGAGTTCTGCGGCCAGCTCTAGGCACATCCGCGCCTCCGGGTACAGATGCGGCCGCACACACGGGCCAAGGTCGAATCTCCCGGTAGCGGGATCACATCTGGCGTAGGCTGTGCGAAAGCACAGGCACACCTGCTCGAAGAGGAGTGAGAATGTCCCCGCGCCCGAATTCCGCTGAGTTCACATCCACCGAGATCGGTCTGCGCTCTCCCGGGGAACAAGAACCCGGCATCAGCCGCACCACCCTCCGAATCCGTTGGACCGGATTCCTGCTCGGCCTCATCTTCTCCACCCTGATCTACGCGATCATGCCTGCCGACGTCGGTCATGGAGCCAAACTGACTGCGGCAGTCGCGGTGCTCATGGCAGCCTGGTGGATGACAGAAGCGCTGCCGATCGCGGCGACGTCCCTCGTCCCGCTCGTGGCGTTCCCCGTGCTCGGCACGGACGTCGAGATGGAGACTGTCGGCGCCTCCTACGGCAACCCGATCATCTTCCTCTTCCTCGGCGGCTTCCTCATCGCCCTTGCCATGCAGCGATGGAATCTGCACCGCCGCATCGCACTCGTGACGCTGAGCATCATGGGCGACAGGCCGGGACCGATGATCGCCGGATTCATGATCGCCACCGGGTTCATCTCGATGTGGGTCTCGAATACGGCGACTGCGGTGATGATGCTGCCGATCGGAATGTCGGTGCTCATGATCGTGTCGAAGGTCATCGGCACAGCCCTGGGCGGCGACGCAGGCGCACCAAGCAAGGACGGGCGAGCAACCGACGGCGCAGCCGAGAACCCGAGCGACGGCGGCGATGACACAGGCATCGGCGCGGTCGTGAAGTCGAACTTCGGCACCGCCCTCATGCTCGGCATCGCCTATTCAGCATCGATCGGGTCGTTGGGCACCATCATCGGCACTCCTCCCAACCTCTTCCTCATCGGCTACCTCAAGGACAACCACGACATCTCCATCGGCTTCGGCCAGTGGATGATCGTCGGTGTGCCGCTGTCGGTGGTGATGATGGCCATCGCCTGGTTCCTGCTGGTCAAGGTGCTGTTCAAACCGGAGATCGACAGGATTCCCGGCGGACGTGAACTGATCCGTGAGGAACTGGCCAAACTGGGCCCTATGTCCACAGGTGAGAAGCTCGTGCTCGCGATGTTCGTTCTCGCAGCCGTCAGCTGGATCTCGCTGCCGCTGATCTTCGAGGAACCGCCGATCAGCGACGAAGGCATCGCCATGGCCGTTGGCCTACTGCTCTTCCTCATCCCCGGTGGGGCGAACCGCGGCGTGCGGCTCCTCGACTGGGACACCGCGGAGAAGCTGCCCTGGGG
Protein-coding regions in this window:
- a CDS encoding DASS family sodium-coupled anion symporter is translated as MSPRPNSAEFTSTEIGLRSPGEQEPGISRTTLRIRWTGFLLGLIFSTLIYAIMPADVGHGAKLTAAVAVLMAAWWMTEALPIAATSLVPLVAFPVLGTDVEMETVGASYGNPIIFLFLGGFLIALAMQRWNLHRRIALVTLSIMGDRPGPMIAGFMIATGFISMWVSNTATAVMMLPIGMSVLMIVSKVIGTALGGDAGAPSKDGRATDGAAENPSDGGDDTGIGAVVKSNFGTALMLGIAYSASIGSLGTIIGTPPNLFLIGYLKDNHDISIGFGQWMIVGVPLSVVMMAIAWFLLVKVLFKPEIDRIPGGRELIREELAKLGPMSTGEKLVLAMFVLAAVSWISLPLIFEEPPISDEGIAMAVGLLLFLIPGGANRGVRLLDWDTAEKLPWGVLLLFGGGLALSAQFSDSGLTEWIGETTSGLGVLPTILVVAIFAVIILFLTELTSNTATAATFVPVVGGVAMGLDLDPLLLTIPVALAATCAFMLPVATPPNAVAFGSGYVTVAQMVKGGLWLNVIGIVLITATVYLLAVPVFGITV
- a CDS encoding alpha/beta fold hydrolase, translating into MRIAVRAFNDNPGSPVLVFGNALGTRMPLWTPVAARLADDFQIYLTDLPGHTLPADDSLAEAAAPLTIEALASGVVESLAELGVESFTYCGVSISGAVGLTLALNHPETLTGLVACATAEKFGTAESWDERIAEVRSDGTKSLVDDTADRWFAAGFLGEDIATGHLILSDLALVDDEAYIAAASALTTYDLSGKLGSITTPTLVMAGAQDPGCTPEAMSEMADQIESSHFVTIPDAAHLLMVEHPDIVVDHIQEFCGQL